The following are from one region of the Streptomyces rubrogriseus genome:
- a CDS encoding polysaccharide deacetylase family protein: MKKDQLLTRRTLLTGVAALGAAGAGGALAAGLGHGPSRPPAPVPAPGPVQRSPLKPSAYRLQPLTGYGAPRAAPGRPPVRSEPILRMTGRGRTMMLTFDDGPHPEYTPRILDTLAKYEVRATFFVCGEMADYNRDLLTRMADEGHVVGNHTWSHPLLTKLTRRRIRSEMERTSEVVEQAYGEAPRWFRAPYGAWNRAAFQLGADLGMEPLAWTVDTLDWTTPGTGTIVDRVEEGAAPGVVVLSHDAGGDRSQSVRALRRYLPELLDSGYHLTVPRRRLI; this comes from the coding sequence ATGAAGAAGGACCAGTTGCTCACCCGCCGCACCCTGCTCACCGGCGTCGCGGCCCTGGGCGCGGCCGGCGCCGGCGGCGCACTCGCGGCAGGCCTGGGACACGGCCCGTCCCGGCCGCCGGCCCCCGTACCCGCCCCTGGCCCCGTGCAGCGCAGCCCGCTCAAGCCCTCCGCCTACCGGCTCCAGCCGCTGACCGGATACGGCGCACCGCGTGCCGCGCCCGGCCGGCCCCCGGTGCGCAGCGAGCCGATCCTGCGCATGACGGGCCGGGGCCGCACCATGATGCTCACCTTCGACGACGGGCCCCACCCCGAGTACACCCCGCGGATCCTGGACACCCTGGCGAAGTACGAGGTGCGGGCGACGTTCTTCGTGTGCGGGGAGATGGCGGACTACAACCGGGACCTGCTGACGCGGATGGCCGACGAGGGACACGTGGTGGGCAACCACACCTGGTCCCACCCGCTGCTGACCAAACTCACCCGGCGGCGCATCCGCTCCGAGATGGAGCGTACGAGCGAGGTCGTCGAGCAGGCCTACGGGGAGGCGCCCCGCTGGTTCCGGGCCCCGTACGGAGCGTGGAACCGGGCCGCCTTCCAGCTCGGCGCGGACCTCGGCATGGAGCCGCTCGCCTGGACCGTGGACACCCTGGACTGGACGACACCCGGCACCGGCACCATCGTCGACCGGGTCGAGGAAGGCGCGGCCCCCGGTGTCGTGGTGCTCTCGCACGACGCCGGGGGCGACCGTTCGCAGAGTGTCCGTGCCCTGCGGCGCTATCTGCCCGAACTGCTCGACTCCGGCTACCACCTCACCGTCCCCCGACGGCGCCTGATCTGA
- a CDS encoding class F sortase — protein MYDSELAEEEERRRKRAPWGVIALVLLTGLALIRNGSGEFDAGPPQPASAAASDTRSAAGDGAAAGVTPLAYSVPDRVSIPAIQVDAPVMGVGLDADGWVDAPPPEDPNLAGWFTGAVSPGEKGTAVVVGHVDNQQGPAVFYGLGALKKGNKVEVHRQDGKTAVFEIYGIEVFEKNNFPGDRVYGSKGSPELRVITCGGGFTKQNGYDGNVVAFARLAEVR, from the coding sequence ATGTACGACTCCGAGTTGGCCGAAGAGGAGGAGCGGCGGAGGAAGCGCGCTCCCTGGGGCGTGATAGCGCTTGTTCTGCTGACCGGTCTCGCGCTCATCCGCAACGGCTCCGGGGAATTCGACGCGGGCCCCCCGCAGCCCGCGTCGGCCGCGGCGTCGGACACCCGCTCGGCGGCCGGCGACGGCGCCGCGGCCGGGGTGACCCCGCTGGCGTACTCGGTGCCCGACCGGGTCTCCATCCCCGCCATCCAGGTCGACGCCCCGGTCATGGGGGTCGGTCTCGACGCGGACGGCTGGGTCGACGCGCCGCCGCCCGAGGACCCGAACCTGGCCGGCTGGTTCACCGGCGCGGTCTCCCCGGGGGAGAAGGGCACCGCGGTCGTGGTCGGCCATGTCGACAACCAGCAGGGCCCCGCCGTCTTCTACGGACTCGGGGCCCTGAAAAAGGGAAACAAGGTGGAAGTGCACCGCCAGGACGGAAAGACGGCGGTTTTCGAGATCTACGGCATCGAAGTGTTCGAGAAGAACAATTTCCCCGGCGACCGGGTCTACGGCTCGAAGGGCAGTCCCGAATTGCGGGTCATCACCTGCGGCGGCGGTTTCACCAAGCAGAACGGCTACGACGGGAACGTGGTCGCCTTCGCCCGCCTGGCCGAGGTCCGCTGA
- a CDS encoding bestrophin-like domain: MPEWLVLTLAMLAACVVVVIITLLRHRAASDDEDITETPDVIEYMTMWIGVVYAIVLGLAIAGVWEARSAAEADVQTEAVALHEVSERARVYPADVRDRIRADVNAYVGHVVTTEWKAMADHGEVTDRGTELLDRVRADVTDYEPRSDFEAQAYQPLVDQVAIADQARNARAQSTGATMPGVVWFGLIAGAVITIGMVFALQIRRTTRELVLAGLFSALIAFLLFLIWDFDAPFSRGVSASTDPFLSLFPGAGD; this comes from the coding sequence TTGCCGGAATGGCTTGTTCTCACCCTCGCGATGCTGGCCGCCTGTGTCGTGGTGGTCATCATCACCCTCCTGCGGCACCGCGCCGCGTCCGACGACGAGGACATCACCGAGACCCCGGACGTCATCGAGTACATGACGATGTGGATCGGCGTGGTGTACGCCATCGTCCTGGGCCTGGCCATCGCCGGTGTCTGGGAGGCACGCAGCGCCGCCGAGGCCGACGTGCAGACGGAGGCCGTCGCGCTGCACGAGGTCTCGGAACGTGCCCGGGTCTACCCGGCCGACGTCCGTGACCGCATCCGGGCGGATGTCAACGCCTATGTCGGACACGTCGTCACCACCGAGTGGAAGGCCATGGCCGACCACGGCGAGGTGACCGACCGCGGCACCGAGCTGCTCGACCGGGTACGCGCGGACGTCACGGACTACGAACCGAGGTCGGACTTCGAGGCGCAGGCGTACCAGCCCCTCGTGGACCAGGTGGCCATCGCGGACCAGGCCCGCAACGCCCGTGCGCAGTCGACCGGGGCAACCATGCCGGGGGTGGTGTGGTTCGGGCTGATCGCCGGCGCCGTCATCACCATCGGGATGGTCTTCGCCCTGCAGATCCGGCGCACCACCCGCGAACTGGTCCTCGCGGGGCTGTTCTCCGCGCTGATCGCCTTCCTGCTCTTCCTGATCTGGGACTTCGACGCCCCCTTCAGCAGGGGCGTCTCGGCGTCGACCGACCCGTTCCTGAGCCTGTTCCCCGGCGCCGGGGACTGA
- a CDS encoding SCO0930 family lipoprotein, which produces MKTSWRSASLVAGAAALLALTTACGQDGGGPTGSQNVGATAAPGNVGDLGTGAGDGVGTGAGAGAGQASASAPEPAGKLSVSANAEIGDLVTDGAGRTLYRFDADTAQPPKTTCENDCATKWPPVAADDALAGEGIDKELLGEVTRPDGTKQLTIGGWPAYRYAKDTAAGDVKGQGVGKKWYALAADGKKAKAEPAAGLSTREDPKLGEIVVDKNGMTVYRFMKDEAWPKPVSACTGACLAKWPVVAPVEANDTEGVEKKGLMSFTRPDGAAQQTIDCWPIYTFAGDKKAGDTNGQGVGGTWYAVKPDGKPVGAPKK; this is translated from the coding sequence ATGAAGACCTCCTGGCGGAGCGCCTCACTCGTGGCGGGCGCCGCGGCGCTGCTGGCGCTGACGACGGCGTGCGGCCAGGACGGCGGCGGCCCCACCGGCAGCCAGAACGTGGGCGCCACGGCCGCCCCCGGCAACGTCGGCGACCTGGGCACCGGCGCCGGTGACGGAGTGGGCACCGGCGCGGGTGCCGGTGCCGGACAGGCCTCGGCGAGCGCGCCGGAGCCGGCGGGCAAGCTGTCCGTCTCGGCGAACGCCGAGATCGGCGATCTGGTGACCGACGGAGCGGGCCGCACCCTCTACCGCTTCGACGCCGACACCGCCCAGCCGCCCAAGACGACCTGCGAGAACGACTGCGCCACCAAGTGGCCGCCGGTCGCCGCGGACGACGCCCTCGCCGGCGAGGGCATCGACAAGGAGCTGCTCGGCGAGGTCACCCGTCCCGACGGCACCAAGCAGCTCACGATCGGCGGCTGGCCCGCGTACCGCTACGCCAAGGACACCGCCGCCGGGGACGTCAAGGGCCAGGGCGTCGGCAAGAAGTGGTACGCGCTGGCCGCCGACGGCAAGAAGGCCAAGGCCGAGCCGGCCGCCGGGCTGTCCACCCGCGAGGACCCGAAGCTCGGCGAGATCGTCGTCGACAAGAACGGCATGACCGTCTACCGCTTCATGAAGGACGAGGCCTGGCCGAAGCCGGTGTCGGCCTGCACCGGCGCCTGCCTGGCGAAATGGCCGGTCGTGGCGCCCGTCGAGGCGAACGACACCGAGGGCGTCGAGAAGAAGGGGCTGATGAGCTTCACCCGGCCCGACGGCGCCGCCCAGCAGACGATCGACTGCTGGCCCATCTACACCTTCGCCGGCGACAAGAAGGCCGGGGACACCAACGGTCAGGGCGTCGGCGGCACCTGGTACGCCGTCAAGCCCGACGGAAAACCGGTCGGCGCGCCGAAGAAGTAG
- a CDS encoding SAM-dependent methyltransferase, translated as MERPAWAPRSIDISVPSVSRIYDFYLGGSHNFEVDREAARRAMEFMPGLPKIMQANRAFMRRAVRFAAGEGIDQFLDIGSGIPTFGNVHEVAGRSRPGARVVYVDHDPVAVAHSEAVLAGHDDADVVAGDLLKPREILASPQVERLIDLNRPVALLLVAILHFVEDEDDPYAAVAELSDALAPGSLLVLTHASYEGIPLPAERAGGAVDVYKDIRNPLIMRSRDDIARFFEGYDMVEPGLVPMPRWRPEGEPEEEDPYAFSGFAGVGRTA; from the coding sequence ATGGAGCGTCCCGCCTGGGCCCCTCGCAGCATCGACATCTCGGTGCCCAGCGTGTCCCGGATCTACGACTTCTACCTGGGCGGTTCGCACAACTTCGAGGTGGACCGCGAAGCGGCCCGCAGGGCCATGGAGTTCATGCCGGGACTCCCCAAGATCATGCAGGCGAACCGGGCGTTCATGCGCCGGGCCGTGCGCTTCGCGGCCGGTGAGGGCATCGACCAGTTCCTCGACATCGGCTCCGGCATCCCGACCTTCGGGAACGTCCACGAGGTGGCCGGACGCAGCCGCCCCGGCGCCCGCGTGGTGTACGTGGACCACGACCCGGTGGCGGTCGCGCACAGCGAGGCCGTCCTGGCGGGCCACGACGACGCGGACGTCGTGGCCGGCGACCTGCTCAAGCCGCGGGAGATCCTGGCCAGTCCCCAGGTGGAGCGGCTGATCGACCTGAATCGGCCGGTCGCCCTGCTGCTGGTTGCCATACTGCACTTCGTGGAAGACGAGGACGACCCGTACGCTGCGGTGGCCGAGCTGAGCGACGCGCTCGCGCCCGGCAGTCTGCTCGTCCTCACGCACGCCTCGTACGAGGGCATCCCGCTGCCCGCCGAGCGGGCCGGGGGCGCGGTGGACGTGTACAAGGACATCCGCAATCCGCTGATCATGCGTTCGCGCGACGACATCGCGCGGTTCTTCGAGGGGTACGACATGGTGGAACCCGGACTGGTTCCGATGCCGCGCTGGAGGCCGGAGGGGGAGCCGGAGGAAGAGGACCCGTACGCGTTCTCCGGGTTCGCCGGCGTGGGGCGTACGGCGTGA
- the rmdA gene encoding cyclic Di-GMP phosphodiesterase RmdA gives MSAEPDGPEDRLRRFATIWSRAVFPVTSTSSTRPEFEAELLPLARRLSDVLRARGFDAEEARAVGAALVDAHCTDPDALSRTLDCVDAYLVLYCGEDGDPEDLRARSARLQHAMAAGFAGALRARTLAEQEAIAQAALKAQGVVAEALHASEARFRAVFEGAAIGIGIADLDGNVLQVNEALMRMFGIADPTLGGRRATEWTHPDDAPQTWRLYDELVRGEREHYHVEKAFYRPDGTVLWTNLTVSLLRDADGTPQYQLALMEDTTERRLLNLRLRYEATHDALTGLPNRSFFFERLEKALNAGPGQRFGLCYLDLDGFKTVNDSLGHAAGDRLLVEVADRLQACATAPGEMVARLGGDEFVALTTGPDTRDGVDELAGRIMNALLAPVSVDGRELTVRGSIGIVEGPAGERSPAEVLRSADITMYRAKSAGGNRFELADPEADARVITRHGLTTALPAALERGEFFIEYQPLVHLGDGSVRGAEALVRWLHPQHGVLGPDRFIPLAEHTGLIVPLGRWVLEQSVRQARVWRERYGESGAAGPLRINVNLSPCQLTHPGLVQDTVEILERAGVTPDALCLEVTESALIGADDDLLKPLRRLAEMGVDIALDDFGTGYSNLANLRRLPVSVLKLDRSFTQSMQQFPADPVDLKIVEGIVALAHSLDLAVTVEGVETGAQAEQLRILGCDTAQGWYYARPGPPERLHELALVDATG, from the coding sequence GTGAGCGCCGAGCCGGACGGACCGGAGGACAGGCTGCGGCGGTTCGCGACGATCTGGAGCCGGGCCGTGTTCCCGGTGACCTCGACGTCGTCCACCCGGCCCGAGTTCGAGGCGGAACTGCTGCCGTTGGCCCGCCGGCTGAGCGACGTGCTGCGCGCCCGCGGCTTCGACGCGGAGGAGGCCAGGGCGGTCGGTGCCGCCCTCGTCGACGCGCACTGCACCGACCCCGACGCGCTCTCCCGGACGCTGGACTGCGTCGACGCCTACCTGGTGCTCTACTGCGGCGAGGACGGCGACCCGGAGGACCTGCGAGCCCGTTCGGCGCGGCTCCAGCACGCCATGGCGGCCGGGTTCGCCGGGGCACTGCGCGCCCGTACCCTCGCCGAGCAGGAGGCCATCGCGCAGGCCGCCCTGAAGGCGCAGGGAGTGGTGGCCGAGGCGCTGCACGCCAGCGAGGCCCGCTTTCGCGCGGTCTTCGAGGGCGCCGCCATAGGCATCGGCATCGCCGACCTGGACGGCAACGTCCTCCAGGTCAACGAGGCGTTGATGCGCATGTTCGGCATCGCCGACCCCACGCTGGGCGGGCGCCGGGCCACCGAGTGGACGCACCCCGACGACGCGCCGCAGACCTGGCGGCTCTACGACGAGCTGGTGCGCGGCGAGCGCGAGCACTACCACGTGGAGAAGGCCTTCTACCGGCCGGACGGCACCGTCCTGTGGACCAACCTCACCGTCTCCCTGCTGCGCGACGCCGACGGCACCCCGCAGTACCAGCTCGCGCTGATGGAGGACACCACCGAGCGGCGGCTGCTCAACCTGCGACTGCGCTACGAGGCCACCCACGACGCGCTCACCGGTCTGCCCAACCGCAGCTTCTTCTTCGAACGCCTGGAGAAGGCCCTGAACGCGGGCCCGGGCCAGCGCTTCGGCCTGTGCTACCTCGACCTCGACGGCTTCAAGACCGTCAACGACAGCCTCGGCCACGCGGCCGGCGACCGGCTGCTCGTGGAGGTCGCCGACCGCCTCCAGGCCTGCGCCACCGCGCCCGGCGAGATGGTGGCCCGGCTGGGCGGCGACGAGTTCGTGGCACTGACCACGGGCCCCGACACCCGGGACGGGGTCGACGAGCTGGCCGGCCGCATCATGAACGCGCTGCTCGCGCCGGTCAGCGTCGACGGCCGGGAACTGACCGTGCGCGGCAGCATCGGCATCGTCGAGGGCCCGGCGGGGGAGCGCAGCCCGGCCGAGGTGCTGCGCAGCGCCGACATCACCATGTACCGGGCCAAGTCGGCGGGGGGCAACCGCTTCGAGCTGGCCGACCCGGAGGCCGACGCCCGTGTCATCACCCGGCACGGGCTGACCACCGCGCTGCCCGCCGCCCTGGAGCGCGGCGAGTTCTTCATCGAGTACCAGCCCCTGGTCCACCTCGGTGACGGCAGCGTGCGCGGCGCCGAGGCGCTGGTGCGCTGGCTGCACCCGCAGCACGGGGTGCTCGGCCCCGACCGCTTCATCCCGCTCGCCGAGCACACGGGGCTGATCGTGCCGCTGGGCCGCTGGGTCCTGGAGCAGTCGGTGCGGCAGGCCCGCGTCTGGCGGGAGCGGTACGGCGAGAGCGGCGCCGCGGGCCCGCTGCGCATCAACGTCAACCTCTCGCCCTGCCAGCTCACCCATCCCGGCCTGGTCCAGGACACCGTCGAAATCCTGGAGCGGGCCGGAGTCACGCCCGACGCGCTGTGCCTGGAGGTCACCGAGTCGGCGCTGATCGGCGCCGACGACGACCTGCTGAAGCCGCTGCGCCGGCTGGCCGAGATGGGCGTCGACATCGCCCTGGACGACTTCGGCACCGGCTACTCCAACCTCGCCAACCTGCGCCGGCTGCCGGTGAGCGTCCTCAAGCTGGACCGCTCGTTCACGCAGAGCATGCAGCAGTTCCCGGCGGACCCCGTCGACCTGAAGATCGTCGAAGGGATCGTCGCCCTGGCCCACAGCCTGGACCTCGCGGTCACCGTGGAGGGCGTGGAGACCGGCGCCCAGGCCGAGCAGCTGCGCATACTGGGCTGCGACACGGCCCAGGGCTGGTACTACGCGCGCCCGGGGCCGCCGGAGCGGCTGCACGAACTGGCCCTGGTCGACGCCACGGGCTGA
- a CDS encoding LysR family transcriptional regulator has protein sequence MESRSLRYFVAVAEELNFARAAERLGISPPPLSRAIRRLEAELGVALFERTTHSVTRTPAGDVLLAEARVALDALEAAGRRARRAAGGPKLVLAVKADGDAGLLEPILARYASEPGSVPVAVRLCGWQEQPRLLRAGEADVALVHAPFDGTGLDTETVAAEPRVAVLAAGHPLAARDRLELADLGLDAGSVERHIDEARRGHDDLAQVLTAVSLGKVVTLLPVSVTARYPRPGVVYRPVPDAPPVVLALAWPRHSRSTATAALVRAATEVAETARNGA, from the coding sequence ATGGAGTCGCGTTCCCTGCGCTACTTCGTGGCGGTCGCCGAGGAGTTGAACTTCGCGCGGGCCGCCGAGCGGCTGGGCATCTCCCCGCCACCGCTGTCCAGGGCGATCCGCCGGCTGGAGGCCGAGCTGGGTGTCGCCCTGTTCGAGCGGACCACCCACAGTGTCACCCGGACCCCGGCCGGGGACGTGCTGCTCGCCGAGGCGCGGGTCGCGCTGGACGCGCTGGAAGCCGCCGGGCGGCGGGCCCGGCGCGCGGCCGGGGGACCGAAGCTGGTGCTGGCCGTGAAGGCCGACGGGGACGCGGGGCTGCTGGAGCCGATCCTCGCCCGCTACGCGTCGGAACCCGGGTCCGTGCCGGTCGCCGTCCGGCTGTGCGGGTGGCAGGAGCAACCGCGGCTGCTGCGCGCCGGCGAGGCGGACGTCGCCCTGGTCCACGCCCCGTTCGACGGCACCGGCCTCGACACCGAGACAGTGGCCGCCGAACCGCGCGTCGCCGTCCTCGCCGCGGGCCACCCGCTCGCCGCCCGCGACCGGCTGGAGCTGGCCGACCTGGGCCTCGACGCGGGCAGCGTGGAGCGGCACATCGACGAGGCGCGGCGCGGCCACGACGACCTGGCCCAGGTGCTCACCGCGGTTTCCCTCGGCAAGGTCGTCACCCTGCTGCCCGTGTCGGTGACCGCCCGCTACCCGAGGCCCGGCGTCGTCTACCGCCCGGTCCCGGACGCGCCGCCGGTCGTCCTGGCCCTCGCCTGGCCCCGGCATTCCCGCTCGACGGCGACCGCGGCCCTGGTCCGCGCGGCCACGGAGGTCGCCGAAACGGCCCGTAACGGGGCTTGA
- a CDS encoding NAD(P)H-binding protein: protein MIVITTPTGGIGRQVLDNVLDALGARDDGTALRVVARDPGRLTDRARERAEVFRGSHADPEVLDAACEGADQVFWLVPPAPGADSVEGHFRDFTLPLCEVIARRGVARVVAVSSLGRGVAKDAGPISASLVMDDRIAATGVHYRALCPPFLMENLLGQAAALRDTGEFRMAYAADRVLRTCATADIAATAARLLLDDSWTGRADVPLVGPDELTPQGMAGVLTDVLGRPVRVRETTPEAYKASALRFGASESGAQGLADMASAMDAQGFYGAAEPSTPDTAPTSFRRWCEEVLRPATLA, encoded by the coding sequence GTGATCGTCATCACCACCCCGACCGGCGGAATCGGCCGGCAGGTCCTCGACAACGTCCTGGACGCCCTCGGCGCCCGGGACGACGGGACCGCCCTGCGCGTCGTCGCCCGCGATCCGGGCCGTCTCACCGACCGGGCCCGGGAGCGGGCCGAGGTGTTCCGGGGCTCGCACGCCGACCCCGAGGTCCTGGACGCGGCCTGTGAGGGCGCCGACCAGGTGTTCTGGCTGGTGCCGCCCGCGCCCGGCGCCGACAGCGTCGAGGGCCACTTCCGGGACTTCACGCTGCCGCTGTGCGAGGTGATCGCGCGGCGGGGTGTGGCACGGGTCGTGGCCGTGTCCAGCCTGGGGCGCGGTGTGGCGAAGGACGCCGGACCGATCTCCGCCTCGCTCGTCATGGACGACCGGATCGCCGCCACCGGCGTCCACTACCGGGCGCTGTGCCCGCCCTTCCTGATGGAGAACCTGCTCGGGCAGGCGGCCGCGCTGCGCGACACCGGCGAGTTCCGCATGGCGTACGCCGCCGACCGCGTCCTGCGCACCTGCGCCACCGCCGACATCGCCGCCACGGCCGCCCGGCTGCTCCTCGACGACTCCTGGACCGGCCGCGCCGACGTCCCGCTCGTCGGCCCCGACGAACTCACCCCGCAGGGCATGGCCGGGGTGCTGACCGACGTACTGGGCCGTCCGGTGCGGGTACGGGAGACCACCCCGGAGGCCTACAAGGCGTCCGCCCTGCGGTTCGGGGCGAGCGAGAGCGGGGCCCAGGGGCTGGCCGACATGGCCTCGGCGATGGACGCCCAGGGCTTCTACGGCGCGGCCGAGCCCAGCACCCCGGACACCGCGCCCACGAGCTTCCGCCGCTGGTGCGAAGAGGTCCTGCGGCCGGCCACGCTCGCCTGA
- a CDS encoding LysR family transcriptional regulator: MQLQQLQYFVAVAETRHFTRAAEVVHVAQPSLSQQIKALERELGADLFLRARGNITLTDAGEALLPLARRILADADTARHEVLELAQLRRGRVRLGATPSLCTGLLPDVLRAFHDRYPGIQLLIEEGGSHDLVRELARGALDLALVVLPLPTASPALTTVELLREDLVVVSSPESPRPGGGRRAVRITDLEGERLVMFRHGYDLRELTVAACRSAGFEPDFAVEGGEMDAVLGFVRAGLGMAVVPRMVAARSGRGLRVTPLARPGLHRTIALAHRSDVAPPRAARELQRMLLER, from the coding sequence ATGCAGTTGCAACAGCTCCAGTACTTCGTGGCGGTCGCCGAGACCCGGCACTTCACCCGGGCCGCCGAGGTGGTCCACGTGGCGCAGCCCTCGCTGTCGCAGCAGATCAAGGCGCTGGAGCGGGAGCTGGGCGCCGACCTCTTCCTGCGGGCGCGCGGGAACATCACGCTCACCGACGCCGGGGAGGCGCTGCTGCCGCTGGCCCGGCGCATCCTGGCGGACGCGGACACCGCCCGGCACGAGGTGCTGGAGCTGGCCCAGCTGCGCCGCGGCCGGGTCCGGCTGGGCGCCACCCCGAGCCTGTGCACCGGCCTGCTCCCGGACGTGCTGCGCGCCTTCCACGACCGCTATCCCGGCATCCAGTTGCTGATCGAGGAGGGCGGTTCGCACGACCTGGTGCGGGAGCTGGCGCGCGGTGCGCTCGACCTCGCCCTGGTCGTGCTGCCGCTGCCCACCGCCTCACCGGCGCTGACCACGGTGGAGCTGCTGCGGGAGGACCTGGTGGTGGTGTCCTCCCCGGAGTCGCCCCGGCCGGGCGGCGGGCGCCGTGCCGTGCGCATCACCGACCTGGAGGGCGAGCGTCTGGTGATGTTCCGGCACGGCTACGACCTGCGGGAACTGACCGTGGCCGCGTGCCGCTCGGCCGGGTTCGAGCCGGACTTCGCCGTGGAGGGCGGGGAGATGGACGCGGTGCTGGGTTTCGTGCGGGCCGGGCTCGGCATGGCGGTCGTCCCGCGGATGGTGGCCGCCCGCTCCGGACGCGGACTGCGGGTGACCCCGCTGGCCCGGCCCGGTCTGCACCGGACCATCGCCCTGGCCCACCGCAGCGACGTGGCTCCGCCGCGGGCGGCTCGGGAGCTGCAGCGGATGCTGCTGGAGCGGTGA
- a CDS encoding succinate dehydrogenase, whose product MARTVWDSTVGKKTVMAVSGLVMLLYLVAHMIGNLKIYFGVEEFNHYAHWLRTVGEPFMHYEWTLWLIRVVLVVAVVAHAVSAYQLSRRDIKARPSKYVHKKARSSYATRTMRWGGIILGLFIVWHLLDLTTGTVHSGGFETGKPYQNVVDTFSTWYGNVIYIVAMLALGLHIRHGFWSAAQTLGAGSRTRDRALKTTANVLALLLTIGFVAVPVGVMTGVVS is encoded by the coding sequence ATGGCGCGCACCGTGTGGGACTCGACCGTCGGCAAGAAGACAGTGATGGCGGTCAGCGGTCTCGTCATGCTGCTCTACCTGGTCGCCCACATGATCGGGAACCTGAAGATCTACTTCGGGGTCGAGGAGTTCAACCACTACGCCCACTGGCTGCGCACGGTCGGCGAGCCGTTCATGCACTACGAGTGGACGCTCTGGCTGATCCGTGTCGTGCTGGTGGTCGCCGTCGTCGCCCACGCCGTCTCCGCGTACCAGCTCAGCCGCCGCGACATCAAGGCGCGGCCCAGCAAGTACGTGCACAAGAAGGCCCGTTCCAGCTACGCGACGCGCACCATGCGCTGGGGCGGGATCATCCTCGGCCTGTTCATCGTCTGGCACCTCCTCGACCTGACCACCGGCACCGTGCACTCCGGCGGCTTCGAGACGGGCAAGCCCTACCAGAACGTCGTGGACACCTTCTCCACCTGGTACGGCAACGTCATCTACATCGTCGCGATGCTCGCCCTCGGCCTGCACATCCGGCACGGCTTCTGGAGCGCCGCCCAGACCCTCGGCGCCGGCAGCCGCACCCGCGACCGGGCCCTGAAGACGACCGCGAACGTCCTCGCGCTGCTGCTCACGATCGGCTTCGTCGCCGTACCCGTGGGCGTCATGACCGGAGTGGTGAGCTGA